One genomic region from Streptomyces sp. NBC_01304 encodes:
- a CDS encoding RICIN domain-containing protein: MLPLPRRRRSTALAVLTVVAASLLTAAPSSYAAATALPTGFATLVNAASGKCVDAKGAATANGTVVQQYGCNSTTAQQWSLTATSGGYVRINNANNTSQVLDVTGVSAADNAPVQLWSYGGGNNQQWLPVDEGGGAYHFVNRGSGKCLDDPGASTADGVQFVQYTCNGSAAQRFQVVPVTQSPGNPDLGPNVVVFDPSMSSSSIQSKLDSVFQQQERNQFGSQRYAVLFKPGTYSANVNVGFYTQVLGLGLTPDAVSINGAVHAEADWFQGNATQNFWRGAENLSVTPTNGSDRWAVSQAAAYRRMHLRGNLALDDGGWSSGGLIADSKIDGQVNSGSQQQWLTRNSQLGSWTGANWNMVFTGSTGVPGTSFPNPPYTTVAQSPVSREKPFLYVDGAGSYQVFAPSLRSNSTGTSWANGASGSSLSLDAFYVVKPGATASQINTALAAGKNLLVTPGVYHLDQTLQVNRADTIVLGLGLATFVPDNGITAMKVADVDGVKIAGLLFDAGTTNSSTLVEIGPSGSSASHAANPTSLHDVYVRVGGAGVGKATTSLVVNSDNVIGDHMWIWRADHGSGVGWSSNTADTGLIVNGDNVTMYGLFVEHFQKYQTLWNGNGGRTYFFQNEMPYDPPNQAAWMNGSTQGYAAYKVADSVTSHQAYGLGSYCYFNVNPGVVAARAIEAPNNANVRFTSMVTVSLGGTGTITHVINNTGGPSNSGTNVANLNSYP; the protein is encoded by the coding sequence GTGTTACCCCTACCCCGACGCCGTAGATCAACAGCACTTGCGGTACTGACCGTTGTCGCCGCTTCCCTGCTGACCGCCGCTCCCTCCTCGTACGCGGCCGCCACTGCGCTGCCCACCGGCTTCGCCACTCTCGTCAACGCCGCGAGCGGCAAATGCGTGGACGCCAAGGGTGCCGCCACCGCCAACGGCACGGTCGTGCAGCAGTACGGCTGCAACAGCACCACCGCACAACAGTGGAGCCTCACCGCGACGAGCGGCGGCTACGTCCGCATCAACAACGCCAACAACACCAGCCAGGTCCTGGACGTCACAGGCGTCTCCGCCGCCGACAACGCGCCCGTCCAGCTGTGGAGTTACGGCGGTGGCAACAACCAGCAGTGGCTGCCGGTCGACGAAGGCGGCGGTGCCTACCACTTCGTGAACCGGGGCAGCGGCAAGTGCCTGGACGACCCCGGCGCCTCGACCGCCGACGGCGTGCAGTTCGTCCAGTACACCTGCAACGGCTCCGCCGCCCAGCGCTTCCAGGTCGTCCCCGTCACACAGTCGCCGGGCAACCCCGACCTGGGGCCGAACGTGGTCGTCTTCGACCCCTCGATGTCGTCCTCGTCGATCCAGAGCAAGCTCGACTCGGTCTTCCAGCAACAAGAGAGAAACCAGTTCGGATCCCAGCGCTACGCCGTCCTGTTCAAGCCAGGCACCTACAGCGCGAACGTCAACGTCGGCTTCTACACCCAGGTGTTGGGGCTCGGCCTGACGCCGGACGCCGTCTCCATCAACGGTGCGGTGCACGCCGAAGCCGACTGGTTCCAGGGCAACGCCACCCAGAACTTCTGGCGCGGCGCCGAGAACCTCTCGGTCACCCCGACCAACGGCAGCGACCGTTGGGCCGTATCCCAGGCGGCCGCCTACCGCCGGATGCACCTGCGCGGCAACCTCGCCCTCGACGACGGCGGCTGGTCCAGCGGTGGCCTCATCGCCGACAGCAAGATCGACGGCCAGGTCAACTCGGGCAGCCAGCAGCAGTGGCTGACCCGCAACTCCCAGCTCGGCAGCTGGACGGGCGCCAACTGGAACATGGTCTTCACCGGCAGCACGGGCGTCCCCGGCACCAGCTTCCCCAACCCCCCGTACACCACGGTCGCCCAGAGCCCCGTCTCACGGGAGAAGCCCTTCCTGTACGTCGACGGCGCCGGCTCCTACCAGGTGTTCGCGCCCTCCTTGCGGTCCAACTCCACGGGCACCAGCTGGGCGAACGGCGCCTCCGGCAGCTCGCTCTCCCTGGACGCCTTCTACGTCGTCAAGCCCGGCGCCACCGCCTCCCAGATCAATACGGCCCTCGCCGCAGGCAAGAACCTCCTGGTCACGCCGGGCGTCTACCACCTCGACCAGACCCTTCAGGTCAATCGCGCCGACACGATCGTGCTCGGCCTGGGCCTGGCCACCTTCGTCCCCGACAACGGCATCACCGCGATGAAAGTCGCCGACGTCGACGGCGTGAAGATCGCGGGCCTGCTGTTCGACGCGGGCACGACCAACTCCAGCACCCTCGTCGAGATCGGCCCGAGCGGCTCCTCCGCCTCCCACGCGGCCAACCCCACTTCCCTGCACGACGTGTACGTCCGCGTCGGCGGCGCGGGCGTCGGAAAGGCGACGACCAGCCTCGTCGTCAACAGCGACAACGTCATCGGCGACCACATGTGGATCTGGCGCGCGGATCACGGCAGCGGCGTCGGCTGGAGCAGCAACACCGCCGACACCGGCCTGATCGTCAACGGCGACAACGTCACCATGTACGGCCTGTTCGTCGAGCACTTCCAGAAGTACCAGACCCTCTGGAACGGCAATGGCGGCCGCACCTACTTCTTCCAGAACGAGATGCCGTACGACCCGCCCAACCAGGCTGCCTGGATGAACGGCTCCACCCAGGGCTACGCGGCCTACAAGGTCGCCGACTCCGTCACCAGCCACCAGGCGTACGGCCTGGGCAGCTACTGCTACTTCAACGTGAACCCCGGCGTCGTCGCGGCCCGCGCCATCGAGGCGCCCAACAATGCCAATGTGCGCTTCACCAGCATGGTGACGGTCTCCCTCGGCGGCACCGGCACCATCACCCACGTCATCAACAACACGGGAGGCCCGTCCAACTCCGGTACCAACGTGGCGAATCTGAACAGCTATCCGTAA
- a CDS encoding GNAT family N-acetyltransferase, with the protein MAERELVIRRLGSPGDLGWVVSAHGELYDREFGWDTGFEALVARIVADYATAVDAGPQEAWIAEVDGVRAGCVFCVRGDERTAKLRLLLVEPVARGLGLGARLVEECLRFAREAGYEAITLWTNDVLDSARRIYQKQGFELIAEEPHRSFGHDLVGQTWGRSL; encoded by the coding sequence GTGGCGGAACGTGAGCTGGTGATCCGGCGCCTGGGCAGCCCCGGCGACCTGGGCTGGGTGGTGTCGGCGCACGGAGAGCTCTACGACCGGGAGTTCGGCTGGGACACCGGCTTCGAGGCGCTGGTCGCACGGATCGTCGCCGACTACGCCACGGCGGTGGATGCCGGACCTCAGGAGGCGTGGATCGCCGAGGTCGACGGCGTACGTGCCGGCTGCGTCTTCTGCGTACGCGGGGATGAGCGCACCGCGAAGCTGCGCCTGCTGCTCGTCGAACCCGTGGCGCGCGGACTGGGCCTGGGAGCCCGCCTGGTCGAAGAGTGCCTTCGCTTCGCGCGCGAGGCCGGATACGAGGCGATCACCCTGTGGACCAACGACGTCCTCGACTCGGCCCGGCGCATCTACCAGAAGCAGGGCTTCGAACTCATCGCCGAGGAACCCCATCGCAGCTTTGGCCACGACCTCGTGGGCCAGACCTGGGGGCGCTCACTGTAA
- a CDS encoding TetR family transcriptional regulator, protein MTRSETNPSPRRQELLEAAYAYVLRSGLGELSLRPLAEEIGSSPRVLLYLFGSKDGLIRALLARARTDELAALQRLTDARKGPDGLAAVAGELWQWLSDEAHRGLLTVWVESYSRSLIDPDGPWAGFAHGTVDDWLTLLAAGQPPETRDTDAGLAQRTLVLAVLRGALLDLLATGDTARTGAAVRLHLTAME, encoded by the coding sequence GTGACCCGATCCGAGACAAACCCCTCCCCTCGACGGCAGGAACTCCTGGAAGCCGCCTACGCCTACGTCCTGCGCAGTGGATTGGGTGAACTGTCCCTGCGCCCGCTCGCCGAGGAGATCGGCTCCAGTCCGCGCGTCCTGCTCTACCTGTTCGGCAGCAAGGACGGACTGATCCGCGCCCTGCTCGCTCGGGCCAGGACCGACGAGCTGGCAGCCCTCCAGCGGCTCACCGATGCGCGCAAGGGACCCGACGGGCTGGCGGCGGTCGCCGGCGAACTGTGGCAGTGGCTGTCCGACGAAGCCCACCGCGGTCTGCTCACGGTCTGGGTCGAGAGCTACTCCCGCTCCCTCATCGATCCGGACGGCCCGTGGGCCGGATTCGCCCACGGCACGGTGGACGACTGGCTCACGCTGCTCGCGGCCGGCCAACCCCCCGAAACCCGCGACACCGACGCCGGACTCGCACAGCGCACGCTCGTCCTGGCCGTCCTCCGCGGAGCGTTGCTGGACCTGCTCGCCACCGGCGACACCGCGCGCACCGGCGCGGCCGTTCGCCTCCACCTGACCGCCATGGAGTGA
- a CDS encoding DMT family transporter, whose amino-acid sequence MAWIVLIISGMLEAVWATALGKSEGFSRVLPSVIFGAGLILSMAGLAYALRTLPVGTGYAVWVGIGAVLTVTYAMLFDGETVSVMKLLMLAGIVGCVVGLKVLH is encoded by the coding sequence ATGGCATGGATCGTTCTCATCATCTCCGGGATGCTCGAGGCCGTATGGGCCACCGCCCTCGGCAAGTCCGAAGGCTTCTCCCGGGTTCTTCCCAGCGTGATCTTCGGCGCCGGCCTCATCCTGAGCATGGCAGGCCTCGCCTACGCCCTGCGCACACTGCCCGTAGGCACCGGGTACGCGGTGTGGGTGGGCATCGGAGCCGTACTCACGGTGACGTACGCGATGCTCTTCGACGGCGAGACCGTCTCGGTCATGAAGCTGCTGATGCTCGCCGGGATCGTCGGCTGCGTGGTGGGCCTGAAGGTCCTGCACTGA
- a CDS encoding ATP-binding protein: MGAPVLGDPGHLARLPANLVANARRHAATAVPVRVTADESDVRLEVSDDGPGPGLPPEDRERIFERFARLDDEARTRDDGGRGPATGGRP; the protein is encoded by the coding sequence ATGGGCGCGCCTGTCTTGGGGGACCCCGGCCACCTGGCCCGATTGCCGGCCAACCTCGTCGCGAACGCCCGACGCCACGCGGCCACCGCCGTCCCGGTCCGCGTCACCGCCGACGAAAGTGACGTACGCCTGGAAGTGAGCGACGACGGGCCGGGGCCGGGCCTCCCGCCCGAGGACCGCGAGCGGATCTTCGAGCGTTTCGCCCGGCTCGACGACGAGGCCCGCACCCGCGACGACGGCGGCAGAGGCCCGGCGACCGGCGGCCGGCCGTGA
- a CDS encoding response regulator transcription factor → MTPPGTPGAPAGSGPRPRILVVEDDDVIREATTVSLTRLGFDVTACADGASALHAFRSEQPEAVVTDVMLPELDGVSLTRSIRANSTVPVLMISARGDDIDVIAGLEAGADDYVTKPFRANVLAARLRALMRRTTLHPAPPAEPEPAPVARNVRTVGELELNTDTMEVRVAGALLAVTPTELRLLIELTSSPGVVFSREKLLQEVWDYAWGGDTRVVDVHVQRLRAKIGAERLVTVRGFGYKIVG, encoded by the coding sequence ATGACTCCCCCAGGCACCCCCGGCGCCCCCGCCGGTTCCGGTCCCCGGCCCCGCATCCTGGTGGTCGAGGACGACGACGTGATCCGCGAGGCGACCACGGTCTCCCTGACCCGCCTCGGCTTCGACGTGACCGCGTGCGCGGACGGCGCGAGCGCACTGCACGCCTTCCGCAGCGAGCAGCCGGAGGCCGTCGTCACCGATGTGATGCTGCCGGAGCTCGACGGGGTCAGCCTGACCCGTTCGATCCGCGCGAACAGCACCGTCCCGGTGCTGATGATCTCCGCGCGCGGCGACGACATCGATGTGATCGCCGGGCTGGAGGCGGGCGCCGACGACTACGTCACCAAGCCGTTCCGTGCCAATGTCCTGGCCGCCCGCCTGCGCGCCCTGATGCGCCGCACCACCTTGCACCCCGCGCCGCCCGCCGAACCGGAACCCGCGCCCGTGGCACGCAATGTCCGCACGGTCGGCGAACTGGAGCTGAACACCGACACCATGGAGGTACGCGTCGCGGGCGCACTCCTCGCGGTCACCCCGACCGAGCTGCGGCTCCTGATCGAGCTCACCTCGTCGCCCGGCGTCGTCTTCAGCCGCGAGAAGCTCCTGCAGGAGGTCTGGGACTACGCCTGGGGCGGCGACACCCGGGTCGTGGACGTCCATGTCCAGCGGCTGCGCGCCAAGATCGGCGCCGAGCGGCTCGTGACGGTCCGCGGCTTCGGCTACAAGATCGTCGGCTGA
- a CDS encoding HAMP domain-containing sensor histidine kinase, translating to MGRRQQEAGKRSAGFSGLPLRIAALIAAGSCLLTGSLGLLVSATSADQRLDLNRTIVLGRLDRALTVYGETSSVTGDGVALNAPDLPPELARRIAGGRVATQLADGFEGPQLWAAAGMGEQTLSVRSNYRLERRADQRFNRSITVLAAGTAAAVSLAGLLLAKPLSGRLRRVSRTARRIADGHLDARIGEVRGADEITELAASVDQMAAALQHRLRAEQRFAADVTHELRTPAAGLLAAAEILPESHEADLVRDRVEALCDLIEDLLEVSRLDADVDAAALEPHHLTELLQRVVASTGLPADLRVVDDSTVLTEPRRLERIVANLLANAHRHGAAPVTLTLDHGTLTIQDHGPGYPADLLTQGPRPFRTGTPERGKGSGLGLAIATGHAHLIQARLAFTNPPGGGARATLTLPLDTEAT from the coding sequence ATGGGCAGGCGGCAGCAGGAAGCCGGCAAGAGGTCCGCGGGATTCAGCGGTCTGCCCCTGCGGATCGCCGCACTGATCGCGGCGGGCTCCTGCCTGCTGACCGGCTCCCTCGGCCTACTGGTCAGCGCCACCTCCGCCGACCAGCGCCTGGACCTCAACCGCACCATCGTGCTGGGACGCCTCGATCGCGCCCTCACCGTCTATGGCGAGACATCCAGCGTCACCGGTGACGGCGTCGCACTCAACGCCCCCGATCTGCCACCGGAGTTGGCCCGGCGCATCGCGGGCGGACGCGTGGCGACCCAATTGGCCGACGGCTTCGAGGGACCGCAGTTGTGGGCGGCCGCGGGCATGGGTGAGCAGACCTTGTCCGTACGCAGCAACTACCGCCTGGAACGCCGGGCCGACCAGCGCTTCAATCGCAGCATCACCGTCCTGGCCGCCGGCACCGCCGCAGCCGTCTCGCTGGCCGGCCTGCTCCTCGCCAAGCCGCTGAGCGGGCGTCTGCGCCGGGTCTCGCGCACCGCACGCCGGATCGCCGACGGCCATCTCGACGCCCGTATCGGCGAGGTCCGCGGCGCCGACGAGATCACCGAACTCGCCGCGTCCGTCGACCAGATGGCCGCGGCCCTGCAGCACCGGCTGCGCGCCGAGCAGCGCTTCGCCGCCGACGTCACGCACGAACTGCGCACCCCCGCCGCGGGGTTGCTCGCCGCCGCCGAGATCCTCCCCGAGTCCCATGAAGCGGATCTGGTACGTGACCGGGTCGAGGCCTTGTGCGATCTCATCGAGGACCTCCTTGAGGTCTCCCGCCTCGACGCGGACGTCGACGCCGCCGCCCTGGAGCCGCACCACCTCACCGAACTGCTGCAGCGGGTGGTCGCCTCCACCGGGCTTCCGGCGGACCTACGGGTCGTTGACGACTCCACGGTGCTGACCGAGCCACGGCGCCTGGAGCGCATCGTCGCCAACCTCCTGGCCAACGCCCACCGGCACGGCGCCGCGCCCGTCACCCTGACCCTCGACCACGGCACCCTCACGATCCAGGACCACGGCCCCGGCTACCCCGCCGACCTGCTCACGCAAGGCCCTCGCCCCTTCCGCACCGGCACCCCCGAACGTGGCAAGGGCAGCGGCCTGGGCCTGGCCATCGCCACCGGCCATGCCCACCTCATCCAGGCTCGCCTGGCCTTCACCAACCCCCCAGGGGGCGGAGCACGCGCCACCCTCACTCTGCCGCTCGACACCGAGGCGACGTAA
- a CDS encoding TIGR03619 family F420-dependent LLM class oxidoreductase has product MPLLHLGISLQPRWPLDDGAGVLRAARHAEELGFDHVAVGNRLLDSGFGLDTDPLVLLSAVAGATTRLRLLTSVLVAPYYPALVLANQAATLDVVSGGRLVLGVGTGWNPEEFAAVGVPARERGARTDDHLAAAKALWTGGPADFDGPFTTLHEARLGVPPVTAGGPPVWVGGHSDAALRRVLRFGDGWYGTGADAAEVSDVRRRLHDLAGDAGNADRLTLASAAFLTPPGIPAVVPPPGRPLGGAAPTAASVADDLIRLAEAGLTDCTLWLPVAAEHVGKAMEWVAAEVAPRLT; this is encoded by the coding sequence ATGCCCCTGCTGCACCTCGGCATTTCCCTTCAGCCGCGCTGGCCGCTCGACGACGGAGCCGGCGTGCTCCGCGCCGCACGCCACGCCGAAGAACTGGGCTTCGATCACGTCGCGGTCGGCAACCGCCTCCTGGACAGCGGTTTCGGCCTCGACACGGACCCGCTTGTCCTGCTGTCGGCCGTCGCAGGGGCGACGACGCGTCTGCGACTGCTGACGTCCGTACTCGTCGCTCCGTACTATCCCGCGCTGGTGCTCGCCAACCAGGCGGCCACCCTGGACGTCGTGTCCGGCGGCCGCCTGGTCCTGGGCGTCGGGACCGGCTGGAACCCTGAGGAGTTCGCCGCCGTCGGCGTACCCGCCCGTGAACGCGGTGCACGAACCGACGACCACCTCGCCGCCGCCAAGGCCCTGTGGACCGGAGGACCCGCAGACTTCGACGGGCCGTTCACGACACTGCACGAGGCTCGCTTGGGAGTGCCTCCGGTCACCGCCGGCGGTCCGCCCGTGTGGGTCGGCGGCCACAGCGACGCCGCCCTGCGCCGTGTGCTGCGGTTCGGCGACGGCTGGTACGGCACCGGCGCCGACGCCGCGGAGGTCAGCGACGTCCGGCGCCGCCTGCATGACCTCGCCGGCGACGCGGGGAACGCCGACCGCCTGACGCTCGCCTCAGCCGCGTTCCTCACACCGCCCGGTATCCCCGCGGTGGTTCCGCCACCGGGACGACCACTCGGCGGTGCCGCGCCCACCGCAGCGAGCGTCGCCGACGACCTCATACGGCTCGCCGAGGCAGGGCTTACCGATTGCACCCTGTGGCTGCCGGTCGCGGCTGAGCACGTCGGAAAGGCCATGGAATGGGTCGCAGCCGAGGTCGCCCCGCGACTCACCTGA
- a CDS encoding NADH:flavin oxidoreductase, whose translation MTVTTSSASRAAEILSRPIALNGLTVPNRIAMAPMTRMFSPGGVPGADVQSYYARRAAAGVGLIVTEGTYIGHESAGQSDRVPRFHGEEQLAGWAKVAESVHAAGGTIVPQLWHIGMVREQGQPPFADAPAVGPSGIRVDGTENAGKAMTWRDLDDVIGAFAEAAAAAERIGFDGVELHGAHGYLLDQFLWAGTNRRTDAYGGDPVARTKFAAEIVAAVRATVSPDFPVIFRYSQWKQEAYDARLAETPEELEAILTPLATAGVDAFHASTRRYWLPEFEDSDLNLAGWTKKLTGKPTITVGSVGLDGDFIRAFAGEGAALGSIDNLLDRMERDEFDLVAVGRALLQDPQWAAKVLGDRVEEIKPYDAAALKTLS comes from the coding sequence ATGACCGTCACCACGTCCTCCGCCTCCCGTGCGGCCGAGATCCTGTCCCGGCCCATCGCGCTGAACGGTCTGACCGTCCCGAACCGCATCGCGATGGCGCCGATGACGCGCATGTTCTCCCCGGGCGGTGTCCCCGGTGCGGACGTGCAGTCGTACTACGCCCGTCGTGCCGCCGCCGGCGTGGGGCTGATCGTCACCGAGGGGACCTACATCGGTCACGAGTCGGCCGGGCAGAGCGACCGTGTCCCGCGGTTCCACGGTGAGGAGCAGCTGGCGGGGTGGGCGAAGGTCGCCGAGTCCGTGCACGCGGCGGGCGGCACCATCGTGCCGCAGCTGTGGCACATCGGCATGGTGCGCGAGCAGGGCCAACCGCCCTTTGCCGACGCGCCCGCCGTCGGCCCCTCCGGCATCCGCGTCGACGGCACCGAGAACGCCGGCAAGGCGATGACCTGGCGCGACCTGGACGACGTCATCGGTGCCTTCGCCGAGGCCGCCGCAGCCGCCGAGCGCATCGGCTTCGACGGCGTCGAACTGCACGGCGCGCACGGCTACTTGCTCGACCAGTTCCTGTGGGCGGGGACGAACCGCCGTACCGACGCCTACGGCGGCGACCCCGTGGCCCGCACGAAGTTCGCGGCCGAGATCGTGGCCGCGGTCCGCGCGACCGTTTCCCCCGACTTCCCGGTGATCTTCCGCTACTCGCAGTGGAAGCAGGAAGCCTACGACGCACGGCTCGCCGAGACCCCCGAGGAGCTGGAAGCGATCCTGACCCCGCTCGCCACGGCCGGCGTCGACGCCTTCCACGCCTCCACCCGCCGCTACTGGCTCCCGGAGTTCGAAGACTCGGACCTGAACCTGGCCGGCTGGACCAAGAAGCTCACCGGCAAGCCCACCATCACCGTCGGTTCGGTCGGCCTCGACGGTGACTTCATCCGCGCCTTCGCGGGCGAGGGCGCCGCGCTCGGCAGCATCGACAACCTCCTGGACCGCATGGAGCGCGACGAGTTCGACCTGGTCGCCGTCGGCCGCGCCCTGCTCCAGGACCCGCAGTGGGCGGCGAAGGTACTGGGGGACCGGGTCGAGGAGATCAAGCCGTACGACGCGGCGGCGCTCAAGACGCTGAGCTGA
- a CDS encoding MFS transporter — MSHAAPAPATGQRNETVIVFALSLAAMVVSMMQTLPVPILGLIQRDLGTSTANVSWVTTATLLSAAVFTPLLGRFGDQHGKKPTLVAVLGVMVVGSVIAALASSLPLLIVGRVLQGAATAIFPLALSVLREEVRPQKLPGAMALVSGTLAFGSGLALVATGLLTSGAGADYRNAFWMATGFAVLALLAVVFLVPATRHKTGGRTDFLGALTLGIALLLLLLPISQGHEWGWASGRTLGSFAGAAVMTAVWVLVERKVREPLVDMRMFVHRPVLMANLAGILVGFGMFANFLGVSYLVQMPKALTGFGFDASILRASVQFLLPGAIVSLLASPVGGQLVRHRGPRFVLGMAAAFGAVGFGWLAVDHAHTASVIGAGLVVGAAVSFGYAAMPAVIMASVPHHQSGIANGINSISRSTGSAIGSAIVTTILASKTIEHLPAGAPPLPAESGFTLTFGIGAVAFALVAVIGWLGLRGQHGPRVVTAGKDGAGAATTPAVDSPVADPAEKSAV; from the coding sequence ATGAGTCACGCCGCGCCCGCCCCCGCCACCGGGCAACGGAACGAGACGGTCATCGTCTTCGCCCTGAGCCTCGCCGCCATGGTCGTATCGATGATGCAGACCCTGCCCGTGCCGATCCTGGGTCTGATCCAGAGGGATCTCGGCACCTCGACCGCCAACGTCAGCTGGGTGACCACCGCCACCCTGCTGTCCGCCGCCGTCTTCACCCCCCTCCTCGGCCGCTTCGGCGACCAGCACGGCAAGAAGCCCACCCTGGTGGCCGTCCTCGGCGTCATGGTCGTGGGCTCCGTCATCGCCGCCCTCGCAAGCTCGCTGCCGCTGCTGATCGTGGGCCGGGTGCTCCAGGGCGCCGCCACCGCGATCTTCCCGCTGGCCCTTTCCGTCCTGCGGGAAGAGGTCCGGCCGCAGAAGCTGCCCGGCGCCATGGCCCTGGTCAGCGGCACGCTCGCGTTCGGCAGCGGCCTCGCGCTGGTCGCCACCGGTCTGCTCACCTCGGGCGCCGGCGCCGACTACCGCAACGCCTTCTGGATGGCGACCGGCTTCGCGGTCCTCGCCCTGCTCGCCGTCGTCTTCCTGGTCCCCGCGACCCGCCACAAGACCGGCGGCCGCACCGACTTCCTCGGCGCGCTGACCCTCGGCATCGCCCTGCTGCTGCTCCTGCTCCCCATCTCCCAGGGCCACGAGTGGGGTTGGGCCTCCGGTCGTACGCTGGGCAGCTTCGCCGGCGCGGCCGTCATGACCGCCGTCTGGGTGCTGGTCGAACGCAAGGTCCGCGAGCCGCTCGTCGACATGCGGATGTTCGTCCACCGCCCGGTTCTCATGGCCAACCTGGCCGGCATCCTCGTCGGCTTCGGCATGTTCGCGAACTTCCTCGGCGTCTCCTACCTCGTGCAGATGCCGAAGGCGCTCACCGGTTTCGGCTTCGACGCCTCCATCCTGCGCGCGTCCGTCCAGTTCCTGTTGCCCGGCGCGATCGTCTCCCTGCTCGCCTCGCCCGTCGGCGGTCAGCTCGTCCGCCACCGCGGCCCCCGGTTCGTGCTCGGCATGGCCGCGGCTTTCGGAGCCGTCGGCTTCGGCTGGCTGGCCGTCGACCACGCCCACACCGCCTCGGTGATCGGTGCCGGCCTCGTCGTCGGCGCGGCCGTCAGCTTCGGCTACGCGGCCATGCCCGCCGTGATCATGGCGAGCGTCCCGCACCACCAAAGCGGCATCGCCAACGGCATCAACTCGATCTCCCGCTCCACCGGGAGCGCGATCGGCAGCGCCATCGTCACCACGATCCTGGCGTCCAAGACCATCGAGCACCTTCCGGCGGGCGCTCCGCCGCTGCCCGCCGAATCCGGGTTCACCCTCACCTTCGGCATCGGGGCCGTCGCCTTCGCGCTGGTGGCAGTGATCGGCTGGCTCGGCCTGCGCGGTCAGCACGGCCCCCGGGTCGTCACGGCCGGCAAGGACGGCGCGGGCGCCGCGACAACGCCGGCCGTGGACAGCCCCGTTGCCGACCCCGCCGAGAAGTCCGCGGTCTGA
- a CDS encoding MarR family winged helix-turn-helix transcriptional regulator, with amino-acid sequence MSATTPQAPSKLQLLELLAAIGTAQWRDFAAAAAHHGLTSTQAKVLAQLDRPRPMRGLAALLACDASNVTGIVDRLEARELVRREADAADRRVKNVVATDSGREIIRRVREEMQGTHGALDALDEAESTTLYALLERLRPTMERDA; translated from the coding sequence ATGAGCGCCACCACCCCACAGGCCCCCTCCAAGCTCCAGCTCCTGGAGCTGCTCGCCGCCATCGGCACCGCCCAGTGGCGCGATTTCGCGGCGGCCGCCGCACACCACGGCCTCACCTCCACGCAGGCCAAGGTCCTCGCCCAGCTCGATCGCCCTCGGCCGATGCGCGGCCTTGCCGCGCTGCTGGCGTGTGACGCCTCCAACGTCACCGGGATCGTGGACCGCCTGGAGGCCCGCGAGCTGGTCCGCCGTGAAGCCGACGCCGCGGACCGCCGCGTCAAGAACGTCGTCGCCACCGACTCGGGCCGCGAGATCATCCGCCGCGTGCGCGAGGAGATGCAGGGGACGCACGGCGCCCTCGATGCCCTGGACGAAGCCGAGAGCACGACGCTCTACGCCCTCCTTGAACGCCTGCGACCGACGATGGAGAGGGACGCCTGA
- a CDS encoding response regulator transcription factor, producing MRVLVLEDDPELGPAVADRLRGAGFAVDLVRTLAEADLKVSVNAYDCVVADRTVPDGDAVSWLAECRRAGSALPFLLLTAMDAVSDRVAGFEHGADDYVVKPFAFAELVVRVRALCRRGQPARLPVLRVGDLEVDLPRRRVSRDGVLLSLTAKEYAVLEVLMMRAGEVVTRSELIEHCWDEVSEPMSNVVDVLIRQLRRRLGPPDLIGAVRGVGYRLGDGDHGPAAEDRR from the coding sequence ATGCGCGTATTGGTCTTGGAGGACGACCCCGAGCTGGGGCCCGCCGTCGCCGATCGGCTGCGCGGGGCGGGGTTCGCGGTGGACCTGGTGCGGACGCTGGCCGAGGCCGATCTGAAGGTCTCCGTCAACGCCTACGACTGTGTCGTGGCCGATCGGACGGTTCCGGACGGCGATGCGGTCAGCTGGCTGGCCGAGTGCCGGCGGGCGGGGTCGGCACTGCCCTTTCTTCTGCTGACCGCGATGGATGCGGTGAGCGATCGCGTGGCGGGGTTCGAGCACGGGGCCGACGACTACGTCGTCAAGCCGTTCGCCTTCGCCGAACTGGTCGTGCGAGTGCGCGCGTTGTGCCGCCGGGGACAGCCCGCCCGGCTGCCGGTGCTGCGGGTGGGTGACCTGGAGGTCGATCTGCCGCGGCGCCGCGTATCGCGCGACGGGGTACTGCTCAGCCTGACGGCCAAGGAGTACGCGGTTCTCGAGGTGCTGATGATGCGCGCCGGAGAAGTGGTGACCCGCAGCGAGCTGATCGAGCACTGCTGGGACGAGGTGAGCGAGCCGATGTCCAACGTCGTGGATGTCCTGATCCGGCAGCTCCGACGCAGGCTGGGGCCACCGGACTTGATCGGGGCGGTGCGGGGCGTCGGCTATCGCCTCGGCGACGGCGACCACGGCCCGGCTGCCGAGGACCGAAGGTGA